Proteins co-encoded in one Coregonus clupeaformis isolate EN_2021a chromosome 17, ASM2061545v1, whole genome shotgun sequence genomic window:
- the LOC121585714 gene encoding lithostathine-1-like → MQHSITRVTTDHTSALDITTVVETAPYSTAEPVSVSTVTPTENSQGLSPDNLVLIRENMTWNDALSYCREHHVDLVSITTELLQYRVAKRATNATSSHVWVGLRFTCSFHFWFWIRSDAGCYQNWAPGHGSDSQQDCGIAGAVETTGRQQWVSLEENQRLNFICYKCSGDSGEGLIHP, encoded by the exons ATGCAACACAGCATTACACGAGTGACTACTGACCATACTTCTGCCCTTGATATAACCACGGTGGTTGAGACTGCTCCGTATAGTACTGCCGAGCCTGTCAGTGTCTCCACTGTTACGCCAACTGAAAACAGTCAAGGTTTAAGTCCAG ACAACCTGGTATTGATCCGTGAGAACATGACGTGGAACGACGCCCTGAGCTACTGCAGAGAGCACCACGTTGACCTGGTCTCTATCACTACAGAGCTGCTTCAGTACAGGGTGGCCAAGAGGGCTACCAATGCCACTTCATCCCACGTCTGGGTGGGCCTGCGCTTCACCTGTTCATTCCACTTCTGGTTCTGGATCAGGTCTGATGCAGGCTGCTACCAGAACTGGGCCCCCGGGCACGGCTCAGACAGCCAGCAGGACTGTGGGATTGCAGGGGCTGTAGAGACCACCGGGAGGCAGCAGTGGGTTAGTCTGGAGGAGAATCAGAGGCTCAACTTCATCTGCTACAAATGTTCTGGGGACAGTGGTGAGGGGTTGATACATCCCTGA